A DNA window from Calliphora vicina chromosome 1, idCalVici1.1, whole genome shotgun sequence contains the following coding sequences:
- the LOC135964240 gene encoding ryncolin-4-like has protein sequence MYLNILCYCVLLVFINKTFGLSNQEEISALTYVDEIVVLKKIFNNLQEIKSSIDLWNSRYEEYRNIKETIEKDSSIFDIRFDAVPLKCKTDDLIRNCAEATSCTQRSGIYKIFVEKLNSQPFLVECDAKTNGGGWILIQRRQDGSVDFYREWAEYQKGFGKIDGEFFIGLDKLHALTNYNGAQELLVVLEDKNEIKHAKYSNFVIGNEHQLYALQHLGDYSGNAGDSLIDQLGMKFTTRDQDNDIHGTLNCAQEFLGAWWYRKCHASNLNGKYGDTRYGKGVIWDSFRGINVSIKHVTMMIRRRRF, from the exons atgtatttaaatattttatgttattgtGTTCTACtcgtatttataaacaaaactttcGGTTTGTCAAATCAGGAG gaaatttccGCCTTGACTTATGTGGATGAGATTGTGGtacttaagaaaatatttaacaacttgcaggaaattaaaagttcaattgATTTATGGAATTCGCG ATATGAAGAATATCGAAACATTAAAGAAACTATAGAAAAAg ATTCCTCGATATTTGACATACGATTTGATGCTGTGCCACTTAAATG TAAAACCGATGACTTGATCAGAAACTGTGCCGAAGCTACCTCCTGCACTCAGCGTAGTGGCATTTATAAGATCtttgtggaaaaattaaatagtcAACCATTTCTGGTCGAGTGCGATGCTAAAACTAATGGAGGTGGTTGGATTTTAATACAGAGACGACAAGATGGCTCCGTGGATTTCTATCGCGAATGGGCAGAATATCAAAAAGGTTTTGGAAAAATCGATGGAGAATTTTTCATTGGTCTGGACAAATTACACGCCCTCACAAATTACAATGGAGCACAGGAGTTGCTTGTGGTTTTAGAAGATAAAAATGAAATCAAACATGCTAAATATAGTAATTTTGTGATTGGCAATGAACATCAGTTGTATGCTTTGCAACATTTGGGTGATTACTCCGGCAATGCAGGTGATTCTTTAATTGACCAATTAGGAATGAAGTTCACAACACGCGACCAGGATAACGATATACATGGGACATTAAATTGCGCCCAAGAGTTTTTGGGTGCATGGTGGTATAGAAAATGTCACGCtag caatctCAATGGCAAATACGGTGACACTAGATATGGAAAAGGGGTAATATGGGATAGTTTCCGTGGTATTAATGTCTCCATTAAACATGTCACAATGATGATTAGACGCCGTCGTTTTTAA
- the LOC135949079 gene encoding ryncolin-4-like gives MYLNILCYCVLLVFINKTFGLSNQEEISALTYVDEIVVLKKIFNNLQEIKSSIDLWNSRYEEYRNIKETIEKDSSIFDIRFDAVPLKCKTDDFLRNCAEATSCTQRSGIYKILLEKFNSEPFLVECDAKTNGGGWILIQRRQDGSVDFYREWAEYQKGFGKIDGEFFIGLDKLHALTNYNGAQELLVVLEDKNEIKHAKYSNFVIGNEHQLYALQHLGDYSGNAGDSLIGQLGMKFTTRDQDNDIHGTLNCAQEFLGAWWYNKCHASNLNGKYGDTRYGKGVIWNSFRGINGSIKHVTMMIRRRRF, from the exons atgtatttaaatattttatgttattgtGTTCTACtcgtatttataaacaaaactttcGGTTTGTCAAATCAAGAG gaaatttccGCCTTGACTTATGTGGATGAGATTGTGGtacttaagaaaatatttaacaacttgcaggaaattaaaagttcaattgATTTATGGAATTCGCG ATATGAAGAATATCGAAACATTAAAGAAACTATAGAAAAAg ATTCCTCGATATTTGACATACGATTTGATGCTGTACCACTTAAATG TAAAACCGATGACTTTCTCAGAAACTGTGCCGAAGCTACCTCCTGCACTCAGCGTAGTGGCATTTATAAGATCCTTTTGGAGAAATTCAATAGTGAACCATTTCTGGTCGAGTGTGATGCTAAAACTAATGGAGGTGGTTGGATTTTAATACAGAGACGACAAGATGGCTCCGTGGATTTCTATCGCGAATGGGCAGAATATCAAAAAGGTTTTGGAAAAATCGATGGAGAATTTTTCATTGGTCTGGACAAATTACACGCCCTCACAAATTACAATGGAGCTCAGGAGTTGCTTGTGGTTTTAGAAGATAAAAATGAAATCAAACATGCTAAATATAGTAATTTTGTGATTGGCAATGAACATCAGTTGTATGCTTTGCAACATTTGGGTGATTACTCCGGCAATGCAGGTGATTCTTTAATTGGCCAATTAGGAATGAAGTTCACAACACGCGATCAGGATAACGATATACATGGGACATTAAATTGCGCCCAAGAGTTTTTGGGAGCATGGTGGTATAATAAATGTCACGCTAG caATCTCAATGGCAAATACGGGGACACTAGATATGGAAAAGGGGTAATATGGAATAGTTTCCGTGGTATTAATGGTTCAATTAAACATGTCACAATGATGATTAGACGCCGTCGTTTTTAA
- the LOC135964264 gene encoding ficolin-1-like encodes MFGSLKDIKSSIDLWNSRYNDLWELKSISEKDSPVFDIRFDALPLKCQNQSIPKSCAEATACTHRSGIYKIRLEKYSNDAFLVECDVKTDGGDWILIQRRQDGSVNFYRDWAEYQNGFGKIDGEFFIGLDKLHALTNHNGPQELLILLEDKNEIRRAKYSHFVVGNESEFYALQHLGAYSGDAGDSLKYHLGSKFSTKDQDHDNHKSSSCAQDYTGAWWYNECHHSNLNGKYGDNTHAKGISWQTFRHYNVSVENVKMMVRRRTF; translated from the exons atATAATGATTTGTGGGAACTGAAGTCAATATCAGAAAaag atTCCCCTGTATTTGATATTCGATTTGATGCTCTACCCTTAAAGTG TCAAAACCAGTCGATACCTAAATCTTGTGCCGAAGCTACGGCATGCACTCATCGTAgtggaatttataaaattcgttTGGAAAAATACAGCAATGACGCATTTCTAGTCGAGTGTGATGTTAAAACGGATGGTGGTGACTGGATTTTAATACAAAGACGTCAAGATGGCTCCGTAAATTTCTATCGTGATTGGGCCGAATATCAGAATGGTTTTGGTAAAATCGATGGAGAATTCTTTATTGGTCTAGACAAGTTACATGCGCTGACAAACCACAATGGTCCACAGGAGTTGCTTATTCTGTTGGaagataaaaatgaaataaggcGTGCTAAATATAGTCACTTTGTCGTTGGCAATGAAAGTGAATTTTATGCCCTGCAGCACTTGGGTGCATATTCTGGAGATGCAGGTGATTCTTTAAAGTATCATTTGGGAAGCAAATTTTCAACGAAAGATCAGGATCATGACAATCATAAATCATCAAGTTGTGCTCAAGATTATACTGGTGCATGGTGGTATAATGAATGTCATCATAG CAATCTTAATGGCAAATATGGTGATAATACCCATGCCAAAGGTATATCATGGCAAACTTTTCGTCATTACAATGTCTCTGTTGAGAATGTGAAGATGATGGTTAGACGTCGTACATTTTAA